The Rubrobacter tropicus nucleotide sequence GCCCGAACGACGGCGCGACCTTCGGCCCGAACACGACCCAGAGCTGGACCTTCACGGCCGGGGACGCCACGAGCGGACCGCCGCGGGTCGAGTGCAGCGTCATAAAGACCGGGGCGCAGGAGCAGCACGTCTTCGGCCCCTGCAGTGGCGCCTCCTCCCACTCCGTCTCCAACAGGGGCGGCGGCCAGCACGAGTTCAAGGTCAGGGCCACGGACGGGGCTGGCCACCAGACGACGCTGACGCGGAGCTTCTCCATAGACGCGACGGCGCCCGCGGTCTCCCTCACGAGCCCCTCGGAAGGCCAGGAAGCCAGGGACTCCGTGACCGCCGCGGCCACGGCCACGGATACCGGCGGCGTGGCCCGGGTCGAGTTTCTGATCGACGGCGCGCTCAGGGCGACGGACACCACCTCGCCCTACTCGGCGGACCTGAACACGGCGGCCCTCCCGCACGGTACCACGCACACGGTCACGGCCCGCGCCGTCGACGCCTTCGGCAACGAGGAGTCCGCGTCACGGACGTTCGTCGTCGACCGGCAGGTCTCGCTGACGCTCGGCGCATCGCCGACCGCGGGCGGCTTCACCAACGCTCCCTCCGTGCCGCTCTCGTTCACCACCGACGATGACGTGGCGGCCGGCGACCGGGAGTGCAGGGCGACCAGGACTGGCGCGGCGCAGGGAACGTTCGTCGCCTGTGCCTCCCCGTTCTCGCCCACGCTCTCGGCCGACGGCGAGTACACCTACGAGGTCAGGGTTACCGACAACGTCGGCAACGTCGCCGGGGCTTCGCGCGTCTTCACGCTCGACAGGACGTCCCCCAACCTCGCCATCGGCACGGGCCCCGACGGCGGTACCTTCGGGCCGAACACCACGCAGACCTGGACGTTCACGGCGGGGGACGCGACGAGCGGGCCGGCGACCGTCGAGTGCAGCGTCGCGGCGGCCGGCGGCACGCACGCCTTCGGCGCCTGCAGCGCGGCCGGTTCGCACTCCGTAACGAACAGGCCCGACGGGTCCTACGAGTTCAAGGTCAAAGCCATCGACAAGGCAGGCAACGAGCGGGTGCTGACGCGGTCGTTCACCATCGACGCCACGGACCCGACCGTTGGGATCTCGGGCCTCGACGAAGGCCAGAAGGTCGGCGCGTCCGTTACGGTCGCGGCCACCGCCTCGGACAACATCCCCGGCGCCCCGAGGGTCGAGTTCCTGGTCGACGGCGCGGTCAAGGCCACCGACAACGACGCCCCGTACTCGGCCGGCCTGAACCTGGCCGCCTTCGCCCACGGGTCTTCACACACGATCAGCGTCCGTGCGACGGACGGCGTGGGCAACACCGCATCGGCCTCAAGGACCGTCACCCTGGACAAACTGGTCTCGCTGACGCTCGGCGCATCGCCGGCCGCCGGTGGCTTCACAAACGCCGCCTCCGTGCCCCTGTCATTCGATACCGACCCCGACGTCGTGAAGCGCGAGTGCCGGGCGACGAGGAGCGGGACCGTGGCCGGAAACTTCGCCCCGTGCGCCGCGCCGTTCGAGCCCGCCCTCACCCAGGACGGGGTCTACACGTACGAGGTCAGGGTTACGGACGACGTGGGCAACACGAAGACCGAATCCCGCGCCTTTACCTTCGACAGGACGAGCCCGAACCTCGCCCTGAGCAGCGGCCCCGACGGCGGGACCTTCGGCCCGAACACGACCCAGAGCTGGACCTTCAACGCCGGAGACGCGACCAGCGGCCCGCCCGAGGTGCTCTGCAGCGTCGCGGCCGTCCCCCCGGTAGGCGCTGCCGCACACGAGTATGGTCCTTGTGGCGGGGCGGGCTCGCACTCCGTAACGAACAGGCCGGACGGGACCTACGAGTTCTCCGTGCGGGCCGCGGACAGGGCCGGTAACCAGAGCGTGGTGAAGACGCGTGCGATCCGGATAGACGCAACGGCGCCGACCGCCACGCTTACCGGGCCCGCGACCGGGACGAAGGTCGGCAAGACCATGACCGTTACCTTCGCAGCCTCGGACGACCTCACCGGCGCGCCGCGGGTCGAGTTCCTCGTAGACGGAACGGTCAGGGCGCCGGTGCCCGGGTCAAGGACCCCCAACTCCGCGACGCTGGATATGCAGGTCTACGATCAGGACAGCACCCACACGGTGGCGGTCCGCGCGACCGACGACGTCGGCAACCGGTCGGCGTCCTCCGGGGCGGAGGTCACGGTAGACAGGCAGGTCTCGCTCGCCCTCGGCGATTCCCCCGTCCAGGGCGGCCAGACAAACGCGGCCTCCGTGCCGCTCTCGTTCACGACCGACGCCGACGTGTCCGACGCCGGGCGGGAATGCCAGGTCGAGCGCAGGGGCACGCCCCCCGAGCCATACGCGCCTTGCGCCTCGCCCTACGCGCCAGATCTAACCGCCGACGGCGTCTACATCTACAGGGTCAGGGTCACGGACGACGTCGGCAACGTCGCCACGGCCTCCCGCGCCTTCACCTTCGACGAGACGCCCCCGGCGTTGACGGTCAACGGCCCCAACGACGGGGTCTTCGGGCCGGGGACGCGGCAGGAGTGGACGATCTCCGCGGGCGACGCGACGACGGGACCGGCCAGGGTGCAGTGCAGCGTCGCGGCGGCCGGGGCGTCCCCGAACTACGGCCCCTGCGCCACCTCCACCTCGCACTTCGCGGCCAACAGGCCGGAGGGCTCTTACGAACTCCGCGTGCGGGCCACCGACGGGGCGGGCAACGCGACCGAGGTGGCGCGGACGTTCGCCATAGACGCCACGCCGCCGGCCGTGGCTATAGACGCCGGCCTCCCAGACAACGCCATCACCAACCGGACGAGCCTCACGTGGACCTTCTCCGCGGAGGCCGGCGCGACCTTCCAGTGCCGGGTCTACGCCGCGGGGAGCACCCCGCCGGCCTTCGGGCCCTGCTCCGGTGACGGCCGGCACACGGCGGGGCCGCTGGCGCAGGGGAAGTACACCTTCGAGGTCAGGGGTCTGGACACGCTCGGCAACCGCCTCGACGGACCGTCAGCGGGCCGCACCTTCACCGTGGACACCACGGCGCCCAGGATCTCCGGCGTCACGCCGGCCAACAACGCCAGGAACGTGGCGCCCAACGCCAACGTGGCTGCCACCTTCACGGAGGCGATGAGGCTCACCACCCTGGGCAAGGCGAACTTCAAGATCATCCGGTCGGGCACCTCCACCCCGGTCGCCGCGTCGGTCACCTTCAGCCCGGTCACGAACCGCGCGACCCTCAACCCGGTCAACCCCCTGCGGCAAGGGGCGACCTACAGGGTAGTCGTAACGACCGGCGCGAGGGATCTCGCGAACAACCCGCTGCAAGTAACCAAGTCCTGGAACTTCAGGGTGAGGTAGCTGGTAGCTTTCAGCTCTCAGCTCTCAACCGTCAGCTTTTCGGTGTGTGTTGCTAACCGCAGCGTCTCTCGCACCGTAGATTGTTCGGACCGCGACCGAAGCCGAATGCTCTCCGACCAACGGCTCGCAGGAGCGAGCTTCAAACCCACCCGCGCCAGGCAAACGGAACTGGTATCGCCCCGAACGGCAAAAAGCCGAGAGCTGACCGCTGACAGCTGGGGACCCTCAGTTTCTCTTGCGTACCACGTTTTCAAGCAGGGTGCGGTTCGGGATGCGGTGGAGGGTTCCGTCTTCGGAGCGGATGGCTATGGAGGCGTAGCCCAGTTCTTCTACGGTTCCTTCTACGTCCAGTACGGAGATGACGTCGCCGACTTCGGTGCCGTCCTGGACGTAGCGGCCCGCGGCTATGTTGCCCGAGAGGAGCGCGAGGCCCTGGCCGAGGGCGAGGGCCGTGACGAGGCCTATGGTCGCGAGGATGACGACGGCGAGGAGGACTATCACGTAGGTTTCGAGGCCGAGTTGGCTGGCGGCTATGAGGGCCGTTACGGCGACTATGGTGGTGAAGACCACGCGGCGGAAGGTGTTGTGGCCGCGCAGGCCGGAGCGTTCGGCCTCGCGGGCCACGAGCTCGGCCAGCCAGCCGGCGCTCATGATGCCGGCTATGAGGATGACGAGGGCCACGAGGGCGCGGCCCGAGAGGTTTACAACCTGGTCCATCGTGCTCTCCAGGGAGGAGAGGCCGAGGACGCTCAAGGAACCGGCGACGCCCGTGAGCATCACGCCCCAGAAGAGGACTATGCCTAGCAGGCGCGAGGGGCCTCCCTCGTAGCCGAGTTGCCAGAGGGAGTTGGCAGCACCCGTCCTGTCGAAGAGGTCGTCGAGGCCGAGGCCTTCGAGAAAGCGGGCAAGGAGGCGCTGGAGGAGCAGGGCGGCGACCAGCGCGGCCAGCAGCACCACGACGGCGCCGACGAGCCTCGGGACGAACTCGGCCAACGTGCCGAACAGGTCGTTTGCGGCTTGTGACAACTAGATCCCTCCTCCGTAACCCTGGCCCGCCGTCTTGGGGCGCAGCCCCAGATAATAGACGAACGCGTCGAGGTATGAACGGCCCAGCGAGGCCAGGAGGACCTCGGCGCTCTGCATGAAGGCCGAGACGTAGGCCCGCCTGATGACGAAGCTTATGACGACCTCGGGAGCCTCGACGGGTTCGTTGCCTAAAGTGTCTAGCATGACGAGCATCCTGGCGTAGGACTCGGCCAGGCGCCTGTAGTCGGCCCGCTCGAAGATCAGCCGCTCCGCCTCGCGGGCCTCCTCGCCCCCGAGTTCGCCGGCGGCGTAGGCCCCGATCTTCTCCAGCACCTCCCAGCGCTCCTGTTCGGCCGAGCGCATCACGGGCCCGTACCTTCGGTCCTGTGGTTGCCGTTCTCTTTGGAGAGGGCGACGAGCATGGCGGCGCGGCCCCTGCTCACCCATCCCTTCGCGGTGCCGTCGGGGACGTCGAGCACCTCGGCTATCTCGGCGTAGGAGAGGCCCTCCATGTGGCGCAACACCAGGGCCGCCCTGTGGTCGGCCCTGACGTGTTCGAGGGCCGCCTCTATCTCGTCGCGGCGCTCGGAGTTCAGGGCCGAGAACTCCGGGTCGGCGTCGCCGCCGGGGGGTTCGGCCAGGAAAGGGACCTCGCCCTCGTAGTGGCGCTCGTCGCGGCGGGCCTCCTTCTGGCGGGCGCTCAGGCAGGTGTTCATGGTTATCCTGTACAGCCAGGTAGTAAAGGCGCTGTCTCCCCTGAAGTTCTTTATGTTGCGCCAGACCCTGATCCAGACCTCCTGGCTAGCATCCTGGGCGTCGCGCGCCCCGAGCACGCGAAGCGACACCCTGTATACGAGGCCGGAATGCTCCTGGACCAGCGCGCTGAAGGCTCCTACGTCCCCCCTGGCTGCGCGCAGGGCGAGTTTCCGATCCTCGGCACTCACTACTGTGACCCTCCCGAACGCCTGTCGGATACGGGCAGCCCCGTGTACGGTCCCATAACCCGGTACGATAACAAACCATTATCTCCCGCGAGATGCGCCGGGGGATCTCCGAAAGAATCCCTCGTTTCCCGTAACTTTTCGGCCCCGGCGCGGGTCTTAAGTTCTGCGGTCGGGAATCGTTCGAGAGGGGAAAGCCCATGTTCGGCGTCCAGGTTGAAGGGAACGGCTCGGAGACGAGGGTAGGCATGTGGGGGGAGTTCGACGCGTTCTCCCTGCCGCGCCTGCGCGAGGCGCTCGACGACGCCTCCGCGTTCGGCGGGCCGGTCGTGGTCGACCTGTCCGGGATCACCTTCCTCGACCTCCAATCCACCCGCGAGCTCGTGGTGCGGTCCCTGATCCAGACCCACCAACTCGTCTTCCGGAACCCCTCGCCCAACGTTCTCGCCAGCATCCAGGCCCTCGGCATGAAGGACGCGGCCCGCGCCTGGAACGGGCCCGACCGCGGGGAGCACATCTTCTCGGAGGCCTGAAGCAAGGTTACAGGCTTCGGGTTTCAGGCATCAGGAAGAGCGTCTCTCCGTTCCCGATCGTCCACCCGGCGATACCGCTCCCCGGCCACGAAAAACCGAAAAGCGCCCACAAAGCCTGCCCGCGAACGTGGTACTAAACTGTCAAACCATGTAGGATTGCAGTTAGCACGGAGGTCTCGGGCATGGCAAGTGCCTGATCTGTAGACCTTCGGGCGCGAGGGAGGAATAGCGGGATGGAGCCGCCGACGGGTGACCGGAGCGTACCGGCGCTTTCGGGCGCGGAAGGAGACGGGGATACGTGAGGTCTATCTTGGGTGGGACGAAGCTCCGGGACGCAGGCAAGTCAAACGCATTCTTCGCGACGCTCGCGGCGGCCTTGATGACGCTTGCGTTGCTAGGGGCTTCACCGGCTTGGGCGCAGGACAACGGTGCCAACCTCCGGATAACCAAGAGCGGCCCTGATGAGGTAAAGCTGGGGCAGAACTTCGACTACGTCCTGACGGTGTCCAATGCTGCGGACGCGGCTGCAGCTGACATGGTCACGGTCACGGATGATCTGCCGGATGGCGTAACATTCGTTAGATCTGAAGGAGCCAACTGCAAACTCGCAGGCGCCCCCGCCGATGAAAACACCGTAACCTGCACCATTCTGACCCTGGCGCCCGGAGGACCGAGCCGAGATATAACCCTGACGGTTAGATCACCGCAAATGAACCCCGGGGTGATTGAGAACCAAGCGAGGGCAAAGGCTACAAATGATGATTCTGGTGCAACCTCGAACGAGGTAACCACCAGGGTCGTACCCAACCTCGTGATTGAAAAGTTGGACGACCCGGACCCGGTCAGTCGGGAAGGCCTGCTTGAATACACTCTCAGGGTGCAGAATCGGAGTGAAGTATCGGTCTCCGGCATATCCATCACGGACGATCTACCGGTGGATGACGTGGACTTCCTCAGGTTCACTTCCTCGGACCCTAACTTCTCCTGTACGGAGACCGCCGGCGCCATACAGTGCGACGGTAGACTTGGGGCGGGCGAGCGTGGTGTAGTCAGGATTCTGGTAGAGGCGGAGAGGGCTGGCACTATACGAAACCGGGCCGACGTCTTTGTCAATGGTATTCGTAACTCCATCGACTCGGATACGGAAACGACTACTGTGAGGGGTAGCGACGAACCGGACGACCCTAATGATCCGGGAGACCCCGGTGATCCTGGTGACCCGGGAGATCCTGGTGCTCCCGGTAACGATTTGCCCCAGGGAGAGCAGTGTTCGCCGGTGGTGAACCTGGATACCGAGGAGCCCATCGGGGTAATCTCCGGCACGGAGAACAGCAGCCTGACTTTCACTAACACCTTCAACGAGCCGTTGCCGTTGCGGATCGTCTACGCCACCAGCTCGGAGGACGGCTCGTTGGGGATCACGGTGACCCCCCAGGATGGGGGAGAGGCGATCCTGGACGAGACG carries:
- a CDS encoding Ig-like domain-containing protein, which encodes MTITNIAFVSRRGAVILVALALAFAFFAGQVWAQETDTTPPTVEAFSPADNGTARPTDNVTVTFSEPMDASSVNTAFTLTRDGAAGPVAASVTPGTGVDTSFTLDPSGDLAQGATYTARIEGAADVAGNALDTDPAADGNQPKVWSFQVSDIEDPAITLDGPGPNTEARDSLRATATATDNVGVDRVEFVIDGTARVQAVRSGDSYSAEIDTSGFAHGSTHTLAAQAFDTGQNASAVSPSPARSFTIDRQVSLSLGNTPAPGGFVTALPAPLSFATDDDVSPANRECRAFRTATTAGAFADCSSPFSPNLAADGAYTYEVRVTDNVGNTDSQTRTFTLDRVDPTLTIDGGPNDGATFGPNTTQSWTFTAGDATSGPPRVECSVIKTGAQEQHVFGPCSGASSHSVSNRGGGQHEFKVRATDGAGHQTTLTRSFSIDATAPAVSLTSPSEGQEARDSVTAAATATDTGGVARVEFLIDGALRATDTTSPYSADLNTAALPHGTTHTVTARAVDAFGNEESASRTFVVDRQVSLTLGASPTAGGFTNAPSVPLSFTTDDDVAAGDRECRATRTGAAQGTFVACASPFSPTLSADGEYTYEVRVTDNVGNVAGASRVFTLDRTSPNLAIGTGPDGGTFGPNTTQTWTFTAGDATSGPATVECSVAAAGGTHAFGACSAAGSHSVTNRPDGSYEFKVKAIDKAGNERVLTRSFTIDATDPTVGISGLDEGQKVGASVTVAATASDNIPGAPRVEFLVDGAVKATDNDAPYSAGLNLAAFAHGSSHTISVRATDGVGNTASASRTVTLDKLVSLTLGASPAAGGFTNAASVPLSFDTDPDVVKRECRATRSGTVAGNFAPCAAPFEPALTQDGVYTYEVRVTDDVGNTKTESRAFTFDRTSPNLALSSGPDGGTFGPNTTQSWTFNAGDATSGPPEVLCSVAAVPPVGAAAHEYGPCGGAGSHSVTNRPDGTYEFSVRAADRAGNQSVVKTRAIRIDATAPTATLTGPATGTKVGKTMTVTFAASDDLTGAPRVEFLVDGTVRAPVPGSRTPNSATLDMQVYDQDSTHTVAVRATDDVGNRSASSGAEVTVDRQVSLALGDSPVQGGQTNAASVPLSFTTDADVSDAGRECQVERRGTPPEPYAPCASPYAPDLTADGVYIYRVRVTDDVGNVATASRAFTFDETPPALTVNGPNDGVFGPGTRQEWTISAGDATTGPARVQCSVAAAGASPNYGPCATSTSHFAANRPEGSYELRVRATDGAGNATEVARTFAIDATPPAVAIDAGLPDNAITNRTSLTWTFSAEAGATFQCRVYAAGSTPPAFGPCSGDGRHTAGPLAQGKYTFEVRGLDTLGNRLDGPSAGRTFTVDTTAPRISGVTPANNARNVAPNANVAATFTEAMRLTTLGKANFKIIRSGTSTPVAASVTFSPVTNRATLNPVNPLRQGATYRVVVTTGARDLANNPLQVTKSWNFRVR
- a CDS encoding mechanosensitive ion channel family protein; this encodes MSQAANDLFGTLAEFVPRLVGAVVVLLAALVAALLLQRLLARFLEGLGLDDLFDRTGAANSLWQLGYEGGPSRLLGIVLFWGVMLTGVAGSLSVLGLSSLESTMDQVVNLSGRALVALVILIAGIMSAGWLAELVAREAERSGLRGHNTFRRVVFTTIVAVTALIAASQLGLETYVIVLLAVVILATIGLVTALALGQGLALLSGNIAAGRYVQDGTEVGDVISVLDVEGTVEELGYASIAIRSEDGTLHRIPNRTLLENVVRKRN
- a CDS encoding DUF11 domain-containing protein produces the protein MGGTKLRDAGKSNAFFATLAAALMTLALLGASPAWAQDNGANLRITKSGPDEVKLGQNFDYVLTVSNAADAAAADMVTVTDDLPDGVTFVRSEGANCKLAGAPADENTVTCTILTLAPGGPSRDITLTVRSPQMNPGVIENQARAKATNDDSGATSNEVTTRVVPNLVIEKLDDPDPVSREGLLEYTLRVQNRSEVSVSGISITDDLPVDDVDFLRFTSSDPNFSCTETAGAIQCDGRLGAGERGVVRILVEAERAGTIRNRADVFVNGIRNSIDSDTETTTVRGSDEPDDPNDPGDPGDPGDPGDPGAPGNDLPQGEQCSPVVNLDTEEPIGVISGTENSSLTFTNTFNEPLPLRIVYATSSEDGSLGITVTPQDGGEAILDETIDGKKRGVLQVETEVGATYDVEILPEEQGFAVQFEIDRGAEACTDPETLDPDVASSSNDPKDDVIDSSIPDDDNLPETGGLPISVLAGFAALLLTGTAVVVAAVRRKP
- a CDS encoding STAS domain-containing protein translates to MFGVQVEGNGSETRVGMWGEFDAFSLPRLREALDDASAFGGPVVVDLSGITFLDLQSTRELVVRSLIQTHQLVFRNPSPNVLASIQALGMKDAARAWNGPDRGEHIFSEA
- a CDS encoding RNA polymerase sigma factor, translated to MSAEDRKLALRAARGDVGAFSALVQEHSGLVYRVSLRVLGARDAQDASQEVWIRVWRNIKNFRGDSAFTTWLYRITMNTCLSARQKEARRDERHYEGEVPFLAEPPGGDADPEFSALNSERRDEIEAALEHVRADHRAALVLRHMEGLSYAEIAEVLDVPDGTAKGWVSRGRAAMLVALSKENGNHRTEGTGP